Proteins encoded within one genomic window of Setaria italica strain Yugu1 chromosome IV, Setaria_italica_v2.0, whole genome shotgun sequence:
- the LOC101753501 gene encoding transcription factor TDR has protein sequence MGGGDHPCMAATAAASAGYGGGSVEAALRPLVGADAWDYCIYWRLSLDERFLEMTGLCCSSEFEAQVSAHGELPSSIPLDSSSAGMHAEAIMSNQPIWQTSSCVPELPTSYSTELGSAGPRTRLLVPIAGGLVELFAARYMAEDEQMAKLVMAQCGVPARATEGEGDEGGAAVHTWPEAPGFAWDGADPQRMYGAVPPSLSLFDAAGDPFLAAPPPGVVDDAAAAGWQYAAAAGSEPSVVAAQQEQHGAARTGGADSGSEGSDLLGDPEGDGDAQGRGGGKGDGKRQHCKNLVAERKRRQKLNNALYKLRSLVPKITKMDRASILGDAIDYIVGLQNQVKALQDELEDPADGAPDVLLDHPPPASLVGLENDDSPRASLQQPPASKRARVPAAAPTEEDKGHDMEPQVEVRQVEANEFFLQVLCEHKPGRFVRLMDAVNALGLDVTNVNVTSYKTLVLNVLRVVRRDNEVAVQADRVRDSLLEVTRESYGVWSSAVGSSGSIDVKLNCVDVKLDGGVDVQAPAAAATAEDHYGGYNHLQYLA, from the exons ATGGGAGGGGGAGATCACCCGTGCATGGCTGCCACGGCGGCCGCTTCTGCCGGGTATGGAGGCGGCAGCGTGGAGGCTGCGCTGAGGCCTCTTGTTGGTGCAGACGCCTGGGACTACTGCATCTACTGGAGGCTGTCTCTTGATGAGAG GTTCTTGGAGATGACCGGGTTGTGCTGCAGCAGTGAGTTCGAGGCCCAGGTTTCTGCACATGGCGAGCTGCCTTCGTCTATCCCACTGGATTCCTCATCTGCAGG GATGCACGCCGAGGCAATCATGTCCAACCAGCCGATTTGGCAGACCAGCAGCTGCGTGCCAGAGCTCCCAACAAGTTATTCCACT GAGCTCGGATCCGCCGGACCGAGGACGCGGTTGCTGGTGCcgatcgccggcggcctcgtcgaGCTCTTCGCCGCCAGATAC ATGGCGGAGGACGAGCAGATGGCGAAGCTGGTCATGGCGCAGTGCGGGGTGCCGGCGCGGGCGACAGAGGGCGAGGGGGACGAGGGTGGCGCCGCCGTGCACACGTGGCCGGAGGCGCCGGGCTTCGCGTGGGACGGCGCTGACCCGCAGCGTATGTACGGGGCGGTGCCGCCGTCGCTCAGCCTGTTCGACGCCGCGGGGGACCCGTTCctggcggcgccaccgcccggGGTggtcgacgacgcggcggcggcggggtggcagtacgccgcggcggccgggagcgagccgtcggtggtggcggcgcagcaggagcagcacggCGCGGCGCGCACTGGAGGCGCGGACTCGGGGTCCGAGGGGAGCGACTTGCTGGGGGACCCCGAGGGTGACGGCGACGCgcaggggcggggcggcggcaagggcgaCGGCAAGCGGCAGCACTGCAAGAACCTGGTGGCGGAGCGAAAGCGGAGGCAAAAGCTCAACAACGCGCTCTACAAGCTCAGGTCGCTCGTCCCCAAGATCACCAAG ATGGACCGCGCTTCGATCCTCGGAGATGCGATCGACTACATCGTGGGGCTGCAGAACCAGGTGAAGGCGCTGCAGGACGAGCTGGAGGACCCGGCGGACGGCGCCCCCGACGTGCTCCTGGaccacccgccgccggcgagcctggTAGGGCTGGAGAACGACGACTCACCGCGCGCAAGCCTCCAGCAGCCGCCGGCGAGCAAGAGGGCCCGGGTACCTGCAGCAGCGCCGACGGAGGAGGATAAGGGGCACGACATGGAGCCGCaggtggaggtgcggcaggTGGAGGCGAACGAGTTCTTCCTGCAGGTGCTGTGCGAGCACAAGCCCGGTCGCTTCGTCCGCCTCATGGACGCCGTCAACGCCCTCGGCCTCGACGTCACCAACGTCAACGTCACCTCCTACAAGACCCTCGTCCTCAACGTCCTCCGCGTCGTC AGGCGGGACAACGAGGTGGCGGTGCAGGCGGACAGGGTGAGGGACTCGCTGCTGGAGGTGACGCGGGAGTCCTACGGCGTCTGGTCGTCGGCGGTGGGGAGCAGCGGCAGCATCGACGTCAAGCTCAACTGCGTCGACGTGAAGCTCGATGGCGGCGTCGATGTGCAGgcaccggcggccgcggccacggcggagGACCATTATGGCGGCTACAACCATCTCCAATACCTCGCCTGA